The Paenibacillus thermoaerophilus genome segment TTCGCGCTGTCGAAGCCGCCGATCGGGCACGTATCCAGACCTTTGGCGCGCGCGGCGAGCATCAACTGCATGGCCGCCAAGGAAGCGTTGCGGATCGCCTCGTCGCGGGGCGCGTTCGGCACGTTCGCATACGTATAGTTGATTTGCCCGATCAGGTTTTGCTTGATCTCTTCGGTAAGCAACCCTTGCTTCACGGCCGGCGCGTAGACGTCTTCGGCGTTTAAGTTCGCTTGCAGATCGCCAAGCACGGCCACCACGACGGACGAGTCGACGATTTGCTTTTGACCGTAGGCGATCGGCAGAAGTTTTTCTTTTGCCGCTTGATCGGTGATGGCCATGAATTTCCAATGCTGCAGATTCCATGCGGAAGGCGCCGTTCCG includes the following:
- a CDS encoding nitroreductase family protein — encoded protein: METSLQTNDFFTVIRERHAVKHYDPAHKLSEKEILELLEIAGTAPSAWNLQHWKFMAITDQAAKEKLLPIAYGQKQIVDSSVVVAVLGDLQANLNAEDVYAPAVKQGLLTEEIKQNLIGQINYTYANVPNAPRDEAIRNASLAAMQLMLAARAKGLDTCPIGGFDSAKFVEAFNVPSRYIPVMLITVGKAASPARPSSRFPVERTVVWNSF